In Chaetodon auriga isolate fChaAug3 chromosome 22, fChaAug3.hap1, whole genome shotgun sequence, the genomic window ggcaccggtctggctgcccaccgctcctggtctgccgcggaggagggacgaccaggatgggttaaaggcggaagttaaatttGTGGACGAAGCGTCTGCTTTGGTTCTCGCCTGTCGATGCTGCTGCTTTGCGTTCAGGCCGAGTTGCTGAgctgttcgtgtgtgtgtctgttattgTTTGACAAAGATCATCTGTCAGCGTGACTCATCACGGAAGGACGCTGCTGTCCCAAACACAATACACAAAGGACAGAGACAAGCTGAGATCAGGGAAGATTTGACATTCTTACAGGAGAAAGACACGAGAAAGACGTTTCAATAggaaatcaaacacaacaaacagagtAAGTGAGAGTCGGACTGAGATTTGAAAGCCACAAGTGATTATTGAGCCGCAGGCGGCGATCAATACCCGTATCAGCGCCCGCAGACTCGCTGTGCGTCCTGCAGCAGGACAGGCCTCATTAATCTCACCTTCAAGCAGATTCCTTCCACTTCCCGTCGTTTAAAGCGCAGATTGGCTCTGAATCCTGCATCTGCGGCTGTAATCCGCTGATCTGCTGCCCGACCGGAGACGTGAAGGATGAGGACCAGGATGAGGAGATGAAGGCAGACGGCCAATTACAGCCAAGTCATTTCCTCGTTTATGACTTAATTATGTTATGGATGTAAATGTGGCGGCCGACCAAAGGGCAGCGCTCCACAGGCTTTACCTCCAACCTTTACTCCATTTTAATATTAACAACCAACTGTGAGCCCAAACTCATCGTTTAAGGAGGCCAGTGGCAAACAGTCCTCAAACTGTCTTTAACTGTCCTTAAACTGTCCTCAGACTGTCCTCGATATTCGTTTGACCTCATTAGAGATGAAATGCAGTGCAACAGATCAGCTGAAAGGTCGCCGCATTCATGAAAGCTTTGTTTCTTCAGGAAACAGAATAATTTAATCACAGAAGAATGACGACAgtaatagtgtgtgtgtgtgtgtgtgtgtgtgtgtgtgtgtgtgtgtgtgtgtgcgcgtgtgtgtgtgtgtgtgttaaagagagtgagagtgtgtgagtgtgtgtgtgtgcatgcgctgCTAACTTAAATTAATTAAGCGTAATGAGGCAGAGCTTCTGGAGCTCCAGGACGTCAGGGGGCCGTCGGTGCCTCCCTGCCCAGCCAGgagcctctgtctcctcctgcttcagCCACCTCGCTCCAGTGAAACTGCTCTGGAAATAACCAGCAGTGACATTTTCCTTCCTCCAGGTTTCTGCGGTGGTCTTCATCACTGCAGCCGGAGGAAGGGGCTCTGCTTAAAGCTGCCTTCTGATCAGCCTGGATCTGAATCTGGAGTTTTGGCCGTCGTGTCGTAGTACCTCGGTCACTCTGTCTAACGTGTacctcagctgtacttcaaAGCCAATCCTTTTGTGCTAAGTAAGATTTCAGATGCAGTACTTTTACCTCTAGCGGAGCATTTCTGCACTGTGGTATTCTTACTTTCTCTGAAGTAAGTAACTTTCTCTGCTGAACTTTAAGTCTCATTTGGGTCATTTTGAAAGGCAGCAAaccttttatttttagtttgGAGGTTGTTCCGAAATGATGCAGCAAACACGGTGATTTCTCCTCTCAGGACAAACACACctcctcaacacacactcacacacctgacctgcagaggctgagaggcaggcagacaggtggacagacaggtggacgtggcctcatgttcatgtgtttagCAGTCAGCCACAAAGACAGCTGCAGGTCAGAAACATGCTGATTATCAGAAAAACTCACTTtaatgtactgtgtgtatatatactgcACCTTATTACTGACAGATGTACGTTTTGAATACTTTTgaatgacttttacttgtaatttgTATTCCTTCAGTGTGATATTACCACTTTTACCTAAGTTCTGAGTACTTCTACATCATACGAATACAGCTCTCAATAAAGCTGAATGTTTCATTCTGTTAGCCAATGAGGGTCCTCCTTTCTAACCCGTGTTTACCCTTTAATCCCATTAGTAACTAAGCTATTTTGACCAGTGTTAGCATAGCTAGCATGTTAGCGGTTATgagctgtgttcactgtgttcacaagtgtctctgagctcatgtgttcgtctccttcatccttcatgtgttcacaaagtggtgaactcgctccatcctctgtgatccactgagcctttccaggacgcccctttcatacccaatcatgatgctctcacctgtcaccaatcagcctgtttacctgtggaatgttccaaacaggtgtttttggagtgttccacatctttcccagctttttttcaggtcagtttgtgtcagagaggatcagatcaggtgattACTTCCTGATTCTGATCAATGCTTCTTTATCAATACCTGATAAAACAACAatatctcttctatctcttcttcatttcttctaAAGTATATCTgttctgatctgatctgatctgatatgcatcaacaaaatgaaacaataaatgaaGAGCTCGCCTGGAGACCAGCAGGAGGCTCAGGTGGACTCAGGTGGACTCAGGTGTGACAGCAGACTGTCTTTGAACATAAACCGTCTGATGCCTCGGCAGCACCTCGGAGCagctttaagtgtgtgtgttcgctgcCGCCTCATGTCCACACACTCCATTGATCCCATTTAGGCCACTTATCAGGGCCTGAAACACACCCAACTGTAACCTCCAcctgttgtcatggcaaccaCAGTCATCTGGGAAGGCGACCCACTTGTGACATCATCGGGCGAGGCGtgtttgattggctgcttgATGAATGGTGCTGAGGATGaatggggggagagagagagagagagagagagagcgtgatGGTCTCTCTACCTTCACTGAGCtggatgagacagacagacagaaacaaaagacgTCACACGGACGAGTTCAAGCacctcaaacacaaaatacattttacagctttAGTCTTACAAGTACAGGTACTATAACTGCACACTTCTTCAGTCTTCTCCTCTTTATATGAGTGCCGCTGAAACTGATCAGTCCATTGATCAATGATCGATCATCTGATGTTTTAATGGTTTCAATGatctctgctgatgtttgttcttctcacatgtttgatttgctgcttttcctctcaatgatctcgtcaccacatttctcactattttacaatgtttccaaagcaaataATGAGACCAGAGAAGAgaacagacacaggggacactttacccccccccccaatcacATCATCGTCATAGCAACCATTTGATCCACAGTAACCCGCCAGGCACCAATCAACCTCCTGCTtggtgactctgtgtgtgtgtgtgtgtgtgtgtgtgtgtgtgtgtgtgtgtgtgtgtgtgagagagagagagagagagagagagattatgtTTGGGTGGTGAAACTGAAACGAGCCTGTTGAAGAGGAGGACGTTGCAGACCCGCTCTGAGCCAATCAGTATTAAACTTGTCACCTTGTTTTGACCGTTttgcagcgccccctgctgggtGACCGtcactgtcagagcagcagaggccacGGCCATCCAATCAGAGACAAATGaatttatgttaaaatgaaagtttaaaaTCAGCTCTGTGACAAGTTCTTATGCAAGACAACAGTTAGAGTACTAATACTACACTGTTAAAATACTCTGTCCTGCATTGAAATGTacttcagtgaaaatgtgtcagtataatgaggaaaatgtacttgaagtactgcagtaaagtgtcccctgtgactgttattATGATTTGTTCTTCTTCACTTTTCTCTGTGTACTTGTACTCACTTCTGCGACTCTTGAATTCTCCTCTGGGGTTGATGAAGGCTCATCTctcagtgcacaataacatccactcaaatgcaagttgtactgatcacatctcatatttttcctgttttcatgtgcaatcgtcatttttaaatgagtactATGTATGAGTAAATAagtgtacgtattgtatatattgtaaattccatagggtatataacacttgtgcaatattttcttgtcttcctgTTCTCTGACTttttgcactctgtcttgttgctgctgtaacgtgaatttcccccattgtgggataaataaagtctatcttatcttatctcatcttatctcgTCTTATTGAGGACTGATCTTGGTGGTGTTTTCTGGCCCTCAGTGCTCGTTCGTCCCTCCATGTGAGAGGGACAACcagaagaacaaagacagcGTTTTGTGGTGGGAAGACTATTTCACCAAAGAGGTCAGCAGCCAGTCCTTCACCTGCTTCTTCAAccagcagaggaggtgagatgagcacacacacacacacacacacacacacacacacacacacacgtgtggtGGAGTCTATTTCCAGGTGTGATTCAGATAAattggaaacaggaagtgtgatgCTGTGAAATTTGCCTCGGTGACAGATCATTGTTGCCTCGGGAGATTACAGATGGCCGCTGCTACCTGCGGCGTGTCATGGGGATATTTTTAACAGAACCTTTCCCACTCTTTCATTTGCtgcctgtgacctttgacctcacagaAGTGACTCTTAACTCACAGtcatcatgttttcagtctgaatctgAGGAGTTGTGGTTCTGGGATTAATTTTTTGTGAAGACAGCAGTTACTCCAGTCCTGTGCTTAACTATAATtggaggtacttgtactttacttgagcaCCTTCTTCTTTTAGCATCGAGCACCTGACCCTGAACAAACACTGATGCggaaataaaacaaggaaatgATTAATGCACAAAATCCTCTCATGCTGGAACCTGGAGGGACACTTGGTGGCTGTAGATGATTAGAGATAAAGAAAggatccttttcttttttagatttGATTTATTATGTCGCCCGTGAGGAAGCAAAGGCTTTTCCTGCCGTGACCGAAAACTGATGAGGCAGAGAAACCAGAAATCTCCTTTAGTGTGTCAGCTTAATCCTCCTGTTATTCATTGACGGTGCTTACCTGTGACCTtggctggttttatttttatctctgcACCAGAAGAATCAGAATGAGGAAGCTCAGCTTCATAAACGAGGGTCCGGTGGGGGCTTGCGTTGCTACCAACGAGCTGCTCCTTTGTGTTTTAGAGAAAAAGAACTGGAACACTCAAAAGGTTTGTTAAGACGAGGAAACACACTTTTTCTCCTGGTGTGTGGGGTTATATTTAAAAACCTGCAGTATTAGCATCACTTGATTTTTCCTTGCTCTGTCTCAACTGTTCATTGGACACAGGACAGTGTCCAGGCTGCTGGTGGCCCCGTCCTCTTAGCTAATGCTGCATCACCGGCAGTTCAGTCCAGCTAattctgtctctgcagcctttTATCGGATCActgcaccagcagcagattaaCTCCACTGATATCATGTTAGCTTCATGTCCAGTTAACTAATGTTGGATTGCAGCTAGCTTAGCCTCTCTCTGTTAGCATCATGCTTGGATAGCTGTTTGAATACTGAGCCATGCTAACGTGACGTTAGATTTCTGCCCCTTTTCTGGATTACAAGTAGATCAGCACCACGAATCTGAATCTGCTTTATTGGCTGAGTATGTGAAGACAAAGAAGGAATTGACTCCAGTCTGAAGGTGTGGATTAGCCAGGAGTTTGGTGGCGTCAGACGCCACCAAGATGGCAACGGCTGGAGTCACTGAGCTTCATGGTGGATCTTCAGAAAGGGCGTCCATGTTTTTTAGTCAGTGgattctgcctctgctgcttgtttatttcttcttcttcttgtgattTCAGGCCAGATGACGTGTTGTGGCGCCGCTCCCATGACACCAGCGTCCTGCTGCACTGCGTCCTCTGGCCAATGGTGTCGCTCCTCCTGGGCACGCTCATTGTGCTGCTGACGGTGTGCGCTCGCTCGCTGGCCGTTCGAGCCGAAGCTCTCCAGAAGAGGAAGTGCTCCTACGAGGTGTGCCAAGACCTGTCAGCCGCCTCAGATCGCCGCTGCAACAAGGCCGAAGACCCCCTCTCCACGAACTCTGACCCCGAGCTGTCGTCGCCCACAAGGACCCTACCGCTGTTTGCGGTGCCAGTGCGACGGCGCGATCGAGAACATTAAGACgaaacaggaagctgtgttCACATCGTGAGTCCTCGAGAGCAAACTGCCAGCAGGCGTCTGATGTTAAAACCAGGAGTGGCTGTAAatggaggatgatgggaaatcCACCTGTTGTCTCCAGAGTTCAGCAGAAAATCAGCCGCTCTCCTTTGATTGACTGTTGGACGCTGAACCTTCCGATTTGAATCaggatgttttctgtcattacGAAGAGTTCTTATAACAATGACGGCGAGCGAC contains:
- the LOC143315259 gene encoding calcium-activated potassium channel subunit beta-4-like, yielding MAKMRVSYEYSEAEDKSIRLGLFLIACGILSLFILGFCWLSPTLQSLQSKPANCTVVSVLRPEEMFECVFTCGTDCKGTSLYPCLQIFVNNSESNSVALLHFDEQQLVLNPKCSFVPPCERDNQKNKDSVLWWEDYFTKEVSSQSFTCFFNQQRRPDDVLWRRSHDTSVLLHCVLWPMVSLLLGTLIVLLTVCARSLAVRAEALQKRKCSYEVCQDLSAASDRRCNKAEDPLSTNSDPELSSPTRTLPLFAVPVRRRDREH